In Gemmata obscuriglobus, a single genomic region encodes these proteins:
- a CDS encoding DUF1549 domain-containing protein — protein MLAPFRALAAAVLLAAPGLAPAAEPLHVRIDRHIAAGVPDFKKKAAPLAGDEEFVRRAYLDLAGTVPAVAELNQFLASSEPDKRAKLVDRLLAAPGYARRMAWHFDVMLMERRPDAKVPRAAWETYLRVAFSENRPYDRFVRDLLAADGADPNTRPAAKFFLDRDLEPHLVTRDLGRVFLGRDLQCAQCHDHPSVDGYRQAEYYGIQAFLNRSFLSPDAQAAGAVIAEKAEGDVSFMSVFDKDKKQHTALPRIAGVKPAEEPEPVKDKEPRPAPSAVAKPANSRRARLAGAVTSPENAAFARNIANRMWALMMGRGIVHPLDWDHEKNPPSHPELLDELARELVAHGYDLKWLVREIALSEAYQRSSELPADSDAPEDRYLVAILKPLSPEQFAYAVMQATGHTDAERDAVKKLGPKATDEVLDGRLAPRLVAFRRALGGRPGDAGETFSATLDQTLFLKYGGAVRGLLPARAGNLADRLSKTADANAVADELFAAVLSRRPTAEERRDIADALKGARNRQATLNELVWAMVASAEFRFNH, from the coding sequence ATGCTCGCTCCCTTTCGCGCTCTCGCTGCCGCCGTTTTGCTCGCCGCCCCGGGCCTCGCGCCGGCCGCCGAGCCGCTGCACGTGCGGATCGACCGGCACATCGCCGCCGGCGTCCCGGATTTCAAGAAGAAGGCCGCGCCGCTCGCGGGCGACGAGGAGTTCGTCCGCCGGGCGTACCTGGACCTCGCGGGCACCGTCCCCGCGGTCGCCGAGTTGAACCAGTTCCTGGCCAGTTCGGAACCGGATAAGCGCGCGAAGCTCGTCGACCGGCTGCTGGCCGCACCGGGGTACGCGCGGCGCATGGCGTGGCACTTCGACGTGATGCTGATGGAGCGCCGGCCCGACGCGAAGGTGCCCCGGGCCGCGTGGGAGACGTACCTCCGGGTCGCGTTCTCCGAGAACCGGCCCTACGACCGGTTCGTGCGCGACCTCCTGGCCGCGGACGGGGCCGACCCGAACACCCGCCCGGCCGCGAAGTTCTTCCTCGACCGCGACCTCGAACCCCACCTCGTGACCCGGGACCTCGGCCGCGTGTTCCTGGGCCGCGACCTCCAGTGCGCCCAGTGCCACGACCACCCGAGCGTCGACGGCTACCGGCAGGCCGAGTACTACGGCATCCAGGCGTTCCTGAACCGCTCGTTCCTGTCCCCCGACGCACAGGCCGCCGGCGCGGTGATCGCCGAGAAGGCCGAGGGCGATGTCAGCTTCATGAGCGTGTTCGACAAGGACAAGAAGCAGCACACCGCCCTGCCCCGCATCGCCGGCGTCAAGCCGGCTGAGGAGCCCGAGCCCGTAAAGGACAAAGAGCCCAGGCCCGCGCCGAGCGCGGTCGCGAAGCCCGCCAACAGCCGCCGCGCGCGGCTCGCCGGCGCGGTGACCAGCCCCGAGAACGCGGCGTTCGCGCGCAACATCGCCAACCGCATGTGGGCGCTGATGATGGGCCGGGGGATCGTTCACCCGCTCGACTGGGACCACGAGAAGAACCCGCCGTCGCACCCCGAACTGCTCGACGAACTCGCGCGGGAGCTTGTGGCGCACGGGTACGACCTCAAGTGGCTCGTGCGCGAGATCGCGCTGTCCGAGGCGTACCAGCGGTCGAGCGAGTTGCCCGCGGACTCCGACGCGCCCGAGGACCGCTACCTGGTCGCGATCCTGAAGCCCCTCTCTCCCGAACAGTTCGCGTACGCGGTGATGCAGGCGACCGGGCACACCGACGCCGAGCGCGACGCGGTCAAGAAGCTCGGGCCGAAGGCGACGGACGAGGTGCTCGACGGGCGGCTGGCGCCGCGCCTGGTCGCGTTCCGGCGGGCGCTCGGCGGCCGGCCCGGGGACGCGGGCGAGACGTTCTCGGCCACGCTCGACCAGACGCTGTTCCTGAAGTACGGCGGGGCGGTGCGCGGGCTGCTGCCCGCCCGCGCCGGCAACCTCGCGGACCGGCTGAGCAAAACCGCCGATGCGAACGCGGTCGCGGACGAGCTGTTCGCGGCGGTGCTCTCCCGGCGGCCCACCGCCGAGGAGCGCCGGGACATCGCCGACGCGCTGAAGGGCGCCCGGAACCGCCAAGCGACGCTCAACGAACTGGTGTGGGCGATGGTCGCCAGCGCCGAGTTCCGGTTCAACCACTGA